A genome region from Bacillaceae bacterium IKA-2 includes the following:
- a CDS encoding rhodanese-like domain-containing protein, which produces MKKLFLIAVAVIVTSLVLGACTSGDDGDYNIISAEEVKSKIENNESITLVDIQVEDEFDAHHIVGAIATYAYPASGEEDYAKLALLVDKLNTSEDPIVIVCPAGGGGATRTVDYYLEQGISAERVFILENGQADWPYEELLADK; this is translated from the coding sequence ATGAAGAAGTTATTTTTAATCGCAGTAGCAGTTATAGTTACAAGCTTAGTTTTAGGGGCCTGTACATCAGGTGATGACGGAGATTATAACATTATTTCGGCCGAAGAAGTTAAAAGCAAAATTGAAAACAACGAATCAATCACCTTAGTAGACATACAAGTAGAAGATGAGTTTGATGCTCATCATATTGTTGGAGCAATTGCAACCTATGCTTACCCTGCTAGTGGAGAAGAAGATTACGCGAAGCTCGCACTATTAGTAGATAAGTTAAATACATCTGAAGATCCAATTGTAATCGTTTGTCCAGCTGGTGGAGGTGGAGCAACAAGAACAGTTGATTACTACTTGGAGCAAGGTATATCTGCGGAAAGAGTATTCATACTTGAAAATGGTCAAGCTGATTGGCCATATGAAGAGTTATTAGCAGATAAATAA
- a CDS encoding lysylphosphatidylglycerol synthase transmembrane domain-containing protein, with protein sequence MEATISKTKKMMSGKIQLIFRALVSIVACFFLVFTIDWLGFNTQLKTVNLVFLLMAFLFVLLCIFISGYKWYLLLKVERKVSFYDCFRWYYIGFFFNSFLPGSIGGDGFRIYYAGKKVSISKAVASVTVERLFAGIALLLTAFIGLLYVNDSGHIFFQLVFFLILIGLIYCFLFVTFFQKKLTGIFGSRLDSFYETISTYKNERGLLVKVLLFSLLFQLSFVLVTDMLFRAFDVNVSFLAQLGFVSVISLLTMLPISIGGIGVREGAYVYLFALVGVHETVSVAVSLLFFILVLIGTSFGVVYWIVEKKEVSKCPIKV encoded by the coding sequence ATGGAAGCAACAATAAGTAAAACAAAAAAAATGATGAGCGGTAAAATTCAATTAATCTTTCGAGCGTTAGTTTCCATCGTCGCTTGTTTCTTTTTGGTGTTTACGATTGATTGGCTAGGTTTCAATACACAGTTGAAAACAGTTAATCTAGTTTTTCTACTAATGGCCTTCTTATTTGTTTTACTATGTATTTTTATTAGCGGCTACAAATGGTATTTATTATTAAAAGTAGAACGGAAAGTAAGCTTTTATGATTGCTTTCGGTGGTATTATATCGGATTCTTTTTTAATAGTTTTTTACCTGGGAGTATTGGCGGTGACGGTTTTAGAATCTATTATGCAGGCAAAAAAGTGAGTATTAGTAAAGCAGTTGCTTCTGTTACCGTCGAAAGATTATTTGCAGGGATTGCACTTTTACTGACAGCTTTTATTGGACTGTTATACGTTAACGATAGTGGTCATATTTTCTTTCAACTAGTTTTTTTTCTCATTTTAATCGGATTGATTTATTGTTTTTTATTTGTAACGTTCTTTCAAAAAAAATTAACTGGAATTTTTGGTAGTCGTCTTGACTCATTTTATGAGACGATTTCTACATATAAAAATGAGAGAGGTCTTTTAGTTAAAGTACTCTTATTTTCTTTGTTGTTTCAACTTTCATTTGTTCTCGTAACAGACATGCTGTTTCGCGCTTTTGACGTTAACGTTTCATTTCTAGCGCAATTAGGTTTTGTTTCAGTAATATCACTTTTAACGATGTTACCTATTTCGATTGGCGGAATTGGAGTTCGCGAAGGCGCTTATGTCTATCTGTTTGCATTAGTAGGTGTTCACGAAACAGTTTCAGTAGCAGTGTCACTTTTATTTTTTATCCTCGTGTTAATCGGGACTTCTTTTGGTGTAGTATATTGGATAGTAGAGAAAAAAGAGGTGAGTAAATGTCCGATCAAGGTTTAA
- a CDS encoding glycine/sarcosine/betaine reductase selenoprotein B family protein, which translates to MMKKQQDQADKIILTKSMSEWKIALLTTAGVHLKGQKPFDVEAGDHTVHFIPKDSLNENLIVTHTHYDTTAADKDINCVFPLQMIHELRETETIGEVAETHYGMMGYIPRIEILQREAIPIIIEQLKKEKVDVLLASPGUYICHQSVGLIQKAVENAGIATVSLTHLPDLTKKVMPPRALHIKLPLGQSFGAVGRRDLQRKILLNMLDAIVTMKGDEMIKELPYTTKSVPNFIKIQINSNKK; encoded by the coding sequence ATGATGAAAAAGCAACAGGATCAGGCTGATAAAATCATACTTACTAAGTCAATGAGTGAATGGAAGATAGCACTATTAACAACTGCCGGTGTTCATTTGAAAGGTCAAAAACCTTTTGACGTTGAGGCGGGTGATCATACCGTTCATTTCATTCCAAAAGATTCATTAAATGAAAATCTTATTGTTACTCATACACACTATGATACGACCGCCGCTGATAAAGATATTAATTGTGTTTTTCCACTACAAATGATTCATGAGTTAAGAGAGACTGAGACCATTGGTGAGGTTGCTGAAACTCATTACGGAATGATGGGTTATATTCCTCGAATCGAAATATTACAAAGAGAAGCTATTCCTATTATCATTGAGCAGTTAAAAAAGGAAAAAGTAGATGTTCTACTTGCGTCACCTGGCTGATATATTTGCCATCAATCCGTGGGATTGATTCAAAAAGCAGTTGAAAATGCAGGCATAGCAACAGTTTCTTTAACACACTTACCTGATTTAACAAAAAAGGTTATGCCACCGAGAGCGCTTCACATTAAGCTGCCGCTAGGTCAAAGCTTTGGAGCGGTAGGGCGAAGAGATTTGCAAAGAAAAATTTTGTTAAATATGCTTGATGCGATTGTAACTATGAAAGGTGATGAAATGATTAAGGAATTGCCTTACACAACTAAGTCGGTTCCAAACTTCATTAAAATACAAATCAATTCAAATAAAAAATAA
- the arsC gene encoding arsenate reductase (thioredoxin) — protein sequence MSKKLIYFLCTGNSCRSQMAEGFGHHYLGDQWDVYSAGIEAHGVNPSAVKAMNETGINITNQTSDKIDPEILAKADLVVTLCGHADDVCPATPKNKDRVHWGFDDPAKAEGTEAEKWVFFQRVRDEIGARIKLFKETGK from the coding sequence ATGTCAAAAAAATTAATTTACTTCTTATGTACAGGTAATTCTTGCCGTAGCCAAATGGCTGAAGGATTTGGTCATCATTATTTAGGAGATCAGTGGGATGTCTATTCAGCGGGCATCGAGGCCCATGGTGTAAATCCTAGTGCAGTAAAAGCAATGAACGAAACCGGGATTAATATTACTAATCAAACTTCTGATAAAATCGATCCTGAAATTTTAGCGAAAGCTGATTTGGTCGTCACATTATGTGGGCATGCAGATGATGTTTGTCCAGCAACACCGAAAAATAAAGATCGTGTCCACTGGGGCTTTGATGATCCTGCAAAGGCAGAAGGTACTGAAGCAGAAAAATGGGTATTTTTCCAACGTGTCCGTGATGAAATTGGAGCGCGGATTAAGCTATTTAAAGAAACTGGGAAATAA
- the accC gene encoding acetyl-CoA carboxylase biotin carboxylase subunit: protein MFKKVLIANRGEIAVRIIRACQELGIATVAVYSVADKESLHVQLADEAYCIGPHLSKESYLKQVNILSVATITGVDAIHPGYGFLAENAEFAEMCEAYNITFIGPSPEAIQKMGAKSVARETMKAAGVPIVPGTDGLIENLEDALVTAREIGFPVIAKATAGGGGKGMRVAETEKDLQKAISMAQQEAETAFGNGGVYLEKYVEEPRHVEIQIIGDSQGNVVHLGERDCSIQRRHQKLIEESPSPALDDELRKSMGEAALKAAKAVQYTGAGTVEFLLDKHKNFYFMEMNTRIQVEHPVTEMVTGVDLIKEQLKVAAGYPLSITQEDIVISGWSIECRINAENPAKNFMPSPGKIVMYHPPGGFGVRVDSAAYQGYSIPPFYDSMIAKLIVHGKTREEAIARMKRALKEFVITGIETTIPFHLALLENEKFISGDFNTKFLEVNKII from the coding sequence ATGTTTAAAAAAGTCTTGATAGCCAATAGAGGCGAAATAGCTGTAAGAATTATTCGTGCTTGTCAGGAACTAGGTATTGCAACTGTTGCAGTTTATTCTGTAGCTGACAAAGAATCATTACATGTCCAATTAGCAGATGAAGCATATTGTATTGGGCCACACCTTTCAAAAGAAAGTTATTTAAAGCAAGTGAACATACTAAGTGTAGCTACTATTACTGGTGTCGATGCAATTCACCCAGGTTATGGATTTTTGGCAGAAAACGCTGAATTTGCCGAGATGTGTGAGGCATATAATATTACTTTTATTGGGCCTTCTCCTGAGGCAATTCAAAAAATGGGAGCAAAATCAGTTGCTAGAGAAACGATGAAAGCAGCAGGGGTGCCGATTGTTCCTGGTACAGATGGACTTATTGAAAATCTTGAAGATGCTCTTGTTACAGCAAGGGAAATAGGGTTTCCAGTTATCGCAAAAGCAACTGCTGGTGGTGGTGGAAAAGGAATGCGTGTAGCCGAAACAGAAAAGGACCTACAAAAGGCTATATCTATGGCTCAGCAAGAAGCAGAGACAGCTTTCGGAAATGGCGGAGTTTACTTAGAAAAATATGTAGAAGAACCACGTCATGTGGAAATTCAAATTATTGGAGATAGCCAAGGTAACGTTGTTCATTTAGGAGAACGTGACTGCTCGATTCAACGACGTCATCAAAAGCTAATTGAGGAATCACCGTCACCAGCATTAGATGATGAACTCCGCAAAAGCATGGGTGAAGCAGCGTTAAAGGCAGCTAAAGCCGTACAATACACAGGTGCTGGAACAGTTGAATTTCTATTAGATAAACATAAAAATTTCTATTTCATGGAAATGAATACGCGTATCCAAGTTGAGCACCCAGTTACAGAAATGGTTACAGGTGTTGATTTAATAAAAGAACAGCTTAAAGTAGCAGCCGGCTATCCACTATCGATCACGCAAGAAGATATCGTTATTAGTGGTTGGTCGATAGAATGTCGTATTAACGCTGAAAATCCGGCGAAAAATTTTATGCCGTCACCAGGAAAAATTGTCATGTATCATCCACCAGGTGGTTTTGGTGTTCGTGTCGACAGTGCCGCGTATCAAGGGTATTCGATCCCACCGTTTTACGATTCGATGATTGCAAAGCTAATTGTACATGGGAAAACTCGTGAAGAAGCAATTGCAAGAATGAAACGAGCGTTAAAGGAGTTTGTTATTACAGGTATTGAGACAACAATCCCATTCCATCTTGCACTTCTAGAGAATGAAAAGTTTATTAGTGGGGATTTCAATACGAAATTTTTAGAAGTAAATAAAATCATCTAA
- a CDS encoding TVP38/TMEM64 family protein codes for MDNQRKINQKLQVGVLVSFVILLALLYFLVTPFQEGLHLVSGKLMEGDIEGFRDYLLSYGMWAPVISFFAMILTLIVAPLPAFVVTFTNGLLFGAVWGTVLSWSSAMVGAAICFYISRGLGRPAVEKFVSNRALDWMNQFFDRYGMHSVLFARLFPINSFAIVSYAAGLTPVNFFTYFVATGIGQLPATILYSYLGENASQSVMIVFWAFLIVICFGILGLALKPRIDKKLKEKRLATNGSNNK; via the coding sequence ATGGATAATCAACGCAAAATAAATCAAAAATTACAAGTAGGAGTTCTTGTTAGTTTCGTCATTTTATTGGCACTCTTATATTTTCTTGTAACACCATTTCAAGAAGGGTTACATTTAGTTTCGGGAAAGTTGATGGAAGGAGATATTGAAGGTTTTAGGGATTATTTACTATCATATGGAATGTGGGCACCGGTTATTTCTTTTTTTGCAATGATTTTAACGTTAATTGTTGCTCCACTTCCAGCATTTGTCGTTACCTTCACGAATGGACTGTTATTTGGAGCAGTATGGGGTACTGTACTTTCTTGGAGTAGTGCAATGGTTGGCGCAGCGATATGTTTTTACATATCAAGAGGACTCGGTAGGCCCGCAGTAGAAAAATTTGTTAGTAATAGAGCTTTGGATTGGATGAATCAATTTTTTGATCGTTATGGTATGCATTCAGTTCTTTTTGCAAGGTTATTTCCGATCAATTCCTTTGCGATCGTAAGCTATGCTGCTGGATTGACTCCTGTTAATTTCTTTACCTATTTTGTTGCGACTGGGATAGGGCAATTACCAGCTACAATTCTTTATTCATATTTAGGAGAAAATGCAAGTCAATCTGTCATGATTGTTTTTTGGGCATTTTTAATTGTTATTTGTTTTGGGATTTTAGGGCTCGCGTTGAAGCCGCGTATCGATAAAAAATTAAAAGAAAAAAGGTTGGCTACTAATGGAAGCAACAATAAGTAA